From one Synechocystis sp. PCC 6803 substr. PCC-P genomic stretch:
- a CDS encoding iron ABC transporter permease: MFAPRPWIVVRLRSLPLSFRLDRHVPLVMGLLTALALLLFILNISWGEYPVPPLAMLQAIFGLSTDADHEFVVRTLRLPRSLVALLVGMGLAIAGGILQGITRNPLAAPEIIGVNAGASLVAVTFIVLLPGISPSLLPVAAFCGGLTAAIAIYVLAWNQGSAPVRLILVGIGLAALASSLTSLMVTFGEISVVSQALVWLTGSVHGRGWEHLLPLLPWLALFIPLSLALARELDTLNLGDNLARGLGSRVEWMRGLLLVCSVALAGSCVATAGNIGFVGLMAPHLARHLVGPSHGGMIPVAALTGACITELADLIGRTVFAPIEIPCGVITAIVGAPYFLWLLYRNRNQ, encoded by the coding sequence ATGTTTGCCCCTCGACCTTGGATTGTGGTCCGTCTCCGGTCTTTACCCCTATCGTTTCGCCTCGATCGCCATGTCCCCTTGGTAATGGGATTACTTACTGCTCTAGCATTATTACTATTTATTCTCAATATTAGTTGGGGGGAATATCCTGTCCCTCCCTTGGCGATGCTCCAGGCCATCTTTGGGCTATCTACCGATGCTGACCATGAATTTGTGGTGCGTACTCTGCGATTACCCCGGTCCTTGGTGGCATTGTTGGTGGGTATGGGTTTGGCGATCGCCGGAGGGATTTTGCAAGGCATTACCCGCAATCCTTTGGCAGCCCCTGAAATTATTGGTGTCAATGCGGGGGCTAGTTTGGTGGCGGTTACCTTCATCGTTTTGCTACCGGGTATTTCTCCTTCCTTGCTGCCAGTGGCCGCTTTTTGCGGTGGTTTAACAGCGGCGATCGCCATTTATGTGCTGGCTTGGAATCAGGGCAGTGCCCCCGTCCGGTTAATTTTGGTGGGCATTGGCCTAGCCGCATTAGCCAGTTCCCTCACCAGTTTGATGGTCACCTTTGGGGAAATTAGCGTGGTTAGTCAGGCCCTAGTTTGGCTCACTGGTAGCGTCCATGGCCGGGGTTGGGAACATTTATTGCCCCTGCTACCTTGGCTAGCCTTGTTTATTCCCCTCTCCTTGGCATTGGCCCGGGAGTTGGACACCCTAAACCTAGGGGACAATCTAGCCCGAGGATTGGGTAGCCGGGTGGAATGGATGCGGGGTCTTTTACTAGTTTGCAGTGTGGCCCTAGCGGGTTCCTGTGTGGCCACCGCCGGCAATATTGGCTTTGTCGGTTTGATGGCTCCCCACCTGGCCCGCCATCTGGTAGGCCCCTCCCATGGGGGCATGATTCCCGTTGCGGCCCTAACTGGAGCCTGCATTACAGAACTGGCAGATTTAATTGGTAGAACCGTTTTTGCCCCGATAGAAATTCCCTGCGGAGTAATTACGGCGATCGTGGGCGCTCCCTATTTTCTCTGGCTCCTATACCGAAATCGGAATCAATAG
- a CDS encoding ABC transporter ATP-binding protein, translating to MLDVATPIALTTRKLSLAYDSHLIIQGLDLAINQGEITTLVGPNGCGKSTLLRGMARLLKPQGGTVYLEGEAIAHLPTKELAKRLGILPQSPPAPEGLTVRELVAQGRYPHQNWLQQWSKQDELKVEEAIATTDLHQFANRPLDSLSGGQRQRAWIAMALAQDTEILLLDEPTTYLDLAHQIEVLDLLHWLNREAGRTIVMVLHDLNLACRYSHRLIALRDGKLLAQGRPQAIVTEELVRQVFGLESRIIADPVTGTPLCVPVSRHLK from the coding sequence ATGTTGGATGTTGCCACTCCCATTGCCCTCACTACCAGGAAGCTCAGCCTAGCCTACGATAGTCACCTAATTATTCAAGGGCTCGATTTGGCAATTAACCAAGGGGAAATCACCACACTGGTGGGACCAAATGGCTGTGGCAAATCTACTCTCCTACGGGGCATGGCACGACTACTCAAACCCCAGGGCGGCACCGTGTATTTAGAAGGAGAGGCGATCGCCCATCTGCCCACCAAAGAATTGGCCAAACGTCTGGGTATTTTGCCCCAAAGCCCCCCCGCCCCGGAAGGATTAACTGTCAGGGAACTGGTGGCCCAGGGCCGTTATCCCCATCAAAACTGGCTACAACAATGGTCAAAACAGGATGAATTGAAAGTAGAAGAGGCGATCGCCACCACCGATTTGCATCAATTTGCCAACCGCCCTCTTGATAGCCTTTCGGGAGGCCAACGCCAGAGAGCCTGGATTGCCATGGCCCTGGCCCAAGACACTGAAATTTTATTGTTAGACGAACCCACCACCTATCTCGATCTAGCCCATCAAATTGAAGTTTTAGATTTACTCCATTGGCTGAACCGGGAAGCAGGACGCACCATTGTGATGGTATTGCACGACCTCAATTTGGCCTGTCGCTATAGTCATCGCTTGATTGCCCTACGGGATGGAAAACTACTGGCCCAAGGACGACCCCAGGCGATCGTCACCGAAGAACTAGTACGACAAGTTTTTGGACTGGAGAGCCGCATCATCGCCGATCCCGTCACTGGCACCCCTCTCTGTGTACCCGTTAGCCGACACCTAAAATGA
- a CDS encoding ABC transporter substrate-binding protein has translation MKSKLIIFTFCLVLFGCAKQVPVEFSPGETIQSNLTQRTIAHAMGVTAVPNEPQRIVVLTNEATDMVLALGVTPVGAVKSWSGDPYYEYLAKDMLGVPIVGDEMQPNLEKIVALQPDLIIGSRLRQGQIYKSLSAIAPTVFSETIGESWQDNLRLYGQALDREAEAEQLLNDWDTRVAQMRQKLSAKDLTISLVRFMPRGARIYLQNSFPGQILQAVGLERPASQANHGFAEHVSFEQIPQMEADALFYFIYTGDSGDQTPGSITNPWLNHPLWQQLEVVQSGKAYAVSDVVWTTAGGIQAAHLLLDDLERHLEP, from the coding sequence ATGAAAAGTAAACTAATAATTTTTACTTTCTGCCTGGTGCTATTTGGTTGTGCTAAACAAGTACCCGTTGAATTTTCCCCTGGGGAAACCATTCAATCAAACCTAACCCAGCGCACCATAGCCCACGCCATGGGCGTAACGGCAGTCCCCAATGAGCCACAGCGCATAGTGGTGTTGACCAATGAAGCAACAGATATGGTATTGGCCTTGGGAGTCACCCCGGTGGGGGCAGTTAAATCTTGGTCCGGAGATCCTTACTACGAATATTTAGCAAAGGATATGCTTGGAGTCCCCATCGTGGGAGATGAAATGCAGCCTAACCTAGAGAAAATTGTCGCCTTACAGCCGGACTTGATTATCGGTAGTCGGTTGCGCCAGGGACAAATTTACAAGTCACTGAGTGCCATTGCCCCCACAGTTTTTTCAGAAACCATTGGTGAATCATGGCAAGATAACCTACGTCTTTATGGGCAGGCCCTTGACAGAGAAGCCGAAGCGGAGCAACTTTTGAACGATTGGGACACGCGTGTGGCCCAAATGCGTCAAAAACTAAGTGCAAAAGATTTAACAATTTCCCTCGTCCGATTTATGCCAAGGGGAGCCCGCATTTATTTACAAAATTCTTTCCCCGGTCAAATTTTGCAGGCAGTGGGTTTGGAAAGACCGGCGAGTCAAGCTAACCATGGCTTTGCTGAACATGTTTCCTTCGAGCAAATTCCCCAAATGGAAGCTGATGCACTGTTTTACTTCATCTATACCGGAGATAGCGGGGACCAAACCCCCGGCAGCATAACGAATCCTTGGTTAAACCATCCCCTATGGCAGCAGTTGGAGGTTGTTCAATCGGGTAAGGCCTACGCTGTTAGCGATGTGGTTTGGACCACTGCCGGAGGTATCCAAGCCGCCCACCTGCTACTAGATGATTTGGAACGACATTTAGAGCCTTAG
- a CDS encoding TonB-dependent receptor domain-containing protein, whose product MKTRLVRFGWTIALGIVMETMAMPLGAQEIISEPSPSVTVELDQGTSLVQVQEVRLEPSGPGLEIILVTAGGAIASPNLQTVGNALIIDLPNTLMALPGGQGFEEVSPTADIAFVSVTQMTDNQVRLAITGVNGPPEAEVKPNSQGLQLLIRPGVAGTTAEIEESEALQIVVSATRTEEEIANIPRSVTVIERAEIEQQTQVYSSLADILGQLVPGLAPSTGSASQFGQALRGRNVLVLIDGVPQTTNRNAFRDLQTIAPSAIERIEVIQGPTAIYGDGATGGVINIITRGPAPEPFLASTRLAINTDFDSVSNSLGRMVEQYVGGTLDYADYAFTASYESVGGFFDALGNRIPPDPNGQGGVSDTDSFNVLGKLGINMTDEQRLQITINHFQATQNTDFTVDPSITAIAGRQRSQAIDGLDLDTPQTSNNTVVSLDYSHSNVLNGNLKGQIYYRDYLTRFFPFDGRASVSLGNSIFQSEIDSTEWGGRLQLDTPLTGEKNLRLLWGADYNNESTAQPVNIFDPVTFDSSGGLSYRNTGKRTWVPSLNQDSLGLFGQLNWRANDWLTLLGGIRHEQVGLSVDDFTTLGGNTVQGGDLSYDATLFNLGGVVDVTDNISLFASFAQGFSLADVGLVLRNAPAGFSLATLQPEAQRVNNYEIGVRGNWQNLRFSLAGFYNSSDLGTTFTAPGEILRAPERVYGVEATMDARVGESWQLGGTFSLSAGEIDRLNTGNYTPLDGFRIAPVKLTAYVQHQTTPGWQNRLQLLYSGDRDVFSNNTVFGQLPVSSYVTLDYISRINVGPGKLEIGIANLLNTDYFPVVSQLQPNELSNAAARGRFLRIGYAFEW is encoded by the coding sequence ATGAAAACAAGATTAGTACGATTTGGCTGGACGATCGCCCTTGGAATAGTGATGGAAACGATGGCTATGCCCCTGGGGGCTCAAGAAATTATTAGTGAGCCATCCCCATCTGTGACAGTGGAACTGGATCAGGGGACATCGTTGGTACAAGTGCAGGAAGTGCGTCTAGAGCCATCGGGGCCAGGGTTAGAAATTATTTTGGTGACAGCGGGAGGGGCGATCGCCTCTCCGAACCTACAAACGGTGGGCAATGCCTTAATTATTGATCTTCCCAATACTTTGATGGCCTTACCTGGGGGCCAGGGGTTTGAAGAAGTGAGCCCCACTGCGGACATTGCGTTTGTCAGTGTTACCCAAATGACCGATAACCAAGTGCGCTTAGCTATCACGGGGGTAAATGGGCCACCGGAAGCCGAAGTAAAGCCTAACTCGCAAGGGTTACAATTGCTGATTCGACCAGGGGTTGCCGGGACAACCGCCGAGATAGAGGAAAGTGAGGCCCTACAAATTGTGGTTTCCGCCACCCGTACAGAGGAGGAAATCGCTAACATTCCCCGGTCGGTAACGGTAATTGAACGGGCAGAAATTGAGCAACAAACCCAGGTTTACTCTTCCTTGGCGGATATTTTGGGTCAACTAGTGCCAGGCTTAGCCCCCAGCACCGGGAGTGCCAGTCAATTTGGCCAGGCTTTGCGAGGACGTAACGTTTTGGTTTTGATTGACGGTGTGCCCCAAACCACCAACCGTAATGCCTTCCGAGATTTGCAAACCATTGCTCCCAGTGCCATTGAACGGATTGAAGTGATCCAGGGGCCAACGGCCATTTACGGGGATGGTGCCACTGGAGGAGTAATCAACATCATCACCCGTGGTCCTGCCCCTGAGCCCTTCCTAGCCAGCACCCGCCTAGCCATCAACACCGATTTTGACAGTGTATCCAACAGCCTAGGGAGGATGGTGGAACAATATGTGGGCGGAACCCTTGACTATGCTGACTACGCTTTCACCGCATCCTATGAATCCGTTGGGGGATTTTTTGACGCCTTAGGTAATCGCATTCCCCCCGATCCCAATGGCCAAGGAGGAGTATCGGACACTGATAGCTTTAATGTTTTGGGTAAATTGGGCATCAACATGACTGACGAACAGCGCCTGCAAATTACCATTAATCATTTTCAAGCCACCCAAAACACTGATTTCACCGTTGATCCTAGTATTACGGCGATCGCCGGTAGACAGAGATCCCAAGCGATTGACGGGCTGGACCTTGATACCCCCCAAACCAGCAATAACACCGTAGTCAGCCTTGATTACAGCCACAGTAACGTCCTCAATGGCAACCTTAAGGGACAAATCTACTATCGTGATTATCTGACTAGGTTTTTCCCTTTCGACGGCCGAGCCTCCGTTAGCTTGGGCAATAGTATTTTTCAGTCTGAAATTGACTCCACCGAGTGGGGCGGCAGACTACAACTGGACACCCCCCTAACGGGAGAAAAAAATCTGCGCCTACTGTGGGGAGCGGACTACAACAATGAAAGTACCGCTCAGCCAGTGAACATTTTTGATCCAGTTACTTTTGATAGCAGTGGCGGTTTAAGCTATCGCAATACTGGTAAAAGGACTTGGGTTCCATCTCTCAACCAAGACAGCCTGGGATTGTTCGGCCAATTGAACTGGCGGGCTAACGATTGGCTCACCCTACTGGGGGGCATCCGCCATGAACAAGTGGGCCTGTCGGTGGATGATTTCACTACCCTGGGCGGCAATACAGTCCAAGGGGGTGACTTAAGCTACGATGCAACGCTTTTTAACCTGGGGGGAGTAGTAGATGTCACCGATAACATCAGTTTGTTTGCCAGCTTTGCCCAAGGTTTTTCCCTAGCCGACGTGGGCCTAGTGCTTCGTAATGCCCCTGCGGGCTTTTCCCTAGCCACTCTGCAACCGGAAGCCCAGCGGGTCAACAATTACGAAATTGGTGTGCGGGGCAATTGGCAAAATCTCCGCTTTTCTTTGGCGGGGTTTTATAATTCCTCTGATTTGGGCACGACCTTCACGGCTCCAGGGGAAATTTTGCGAGCACCGGAACGGGTTTATGGAGTGGAAGCCACCATGGATGCCCGGGTGGGGGAAAGTTGGCAGTTGGGGGGCACATTTAGCTTGTCCGCCGGCGAAATTGACCGCTTGAACACCGGCAACTATACTCCCCTCGATGGTTTTCGCATTGCACCGGTGAAGCTCACAGCCTATGTACAACACCAAACCACCCCCGGTTGGCAAAACCGGCTACAACTCCTCTATTCTGGCGATCGTGATGTGTTTAGCAATAACACTGTTTTTGGCCAGCTCCCCGTCAGTAGCTATGTCACCCTGGACTACATAAGTAGGATCAATGTTGGCCCTGGGAAACTGGAAATTGGCATTGCTAATTTGTTAAACACTGACTACTTTCCGGTGGTGTCCCAACTCCAGCCCAACGAGTTGAGTAATGCCGCCGCCCGGGGACGATTTCTCCGCATTGGCTATGCATTTGAGTGGTAA
- a CDS encoding AraC family transcriptional regulator, with translation MTLLLSESDYHELCQIPFEPEYYTTTPVDSFETIRWLPACLGHGRTRCLELSPGVWLDLINKEFTRPWALKVPVHEHLVQFTVLLSGTVDYEETYPTLETKKGYVSGSGLSPGYVARYGQLGHLEGINVHLEPQILEQFLVGQSLSLGQALLKKDEWKMAWFPSITVEMRTVAQQMLQCPFHGVTRRFFLQAKVFELFALQLHSIMADQNSSPFSGTLKPKTIEKIYEARARLVAQLESPPSVLELAQQVGLCDRTLRRGFRELFGTSVIGYLTQQRLHQAKDLLSQGNYTVAEVANNVGYSHLGHFSAAFRKQFGVSPKQWMLSN, from the coding sequence ATGACCCTACTTCTTTCCGAGTCCGACTACCATGAGCTTTGTCAAATTCCCTTTGAACCTGAGTATTACACCACCACTCCAGTTGACAGTTTTGAAACCATTCGCTGGCTGCCCGCTTGCCTGGGCCATGGCCGTACCCGCTGCTTGGAACTTTCCCCTGGGGTTTGGTTGGATTTGATCAACAAGGAATTTACCCGGCCCTGGGCACTGAAAGTACCGGTACACGAGCATTTAGTACAGTTCACCGTCCTATTGTCGGGGACCGTTGATTATGAGGAAACCTATCCAACTCTGGAGACAAAGAAGGGTTATGTATCCGGGAGTGGCCTTTCCCCTGGTTATGTGGCACGGTATGGCCAATTGGGCCACCTAGAAGGCATTAACGTCCACCTCGAACCCCAAATTTTAGAACAATTTTTAGTTGGGCAATCCCTATCCCTAGGCCAAGCTTTACTCAAAAAGGATGAGTGGAAAATGGCTTGGTTTCCCTCCATTACGGTTGAAATGCGGACAGTAGCTCAGCAGATGCTCCAATGTCCATTTCACGGAGTGACGCGACGTTTTTTTCTCCAAGCCAAGGTGTTTGAACTTTTCGCCCTTCAATTGCATAGCATTATGGCCGACCAAAATTCTTCTCCATTTTCTGGCACTTTGAAACCAAAAACAATTGAGAAGATCTACGAAGCGAGAGCCAGACTAGTTGCCCAACTGGAAAGCCCTCCTTCCGTTTTGGAGTTGGCCCAGCAGGTGGGGTTATGTGATCGTACCCTCCGCCGTGGTTTTCGGGAACTGTTTGGCACCTCTGTAATCGGTTATCTGACCCAACAACGTCTTCACCAGGCCAAAGATCTGCTCTCCCAGGGCAATTACACTGTCGCCGAAGTCGCTAACAACGTGGGTTATAGCCACTTAGGCCACTTCTCCGCGGCGTTTCGCAAACAGTTTGGTGTCAGCCCTAAACAGTGGATGCTGAGTAATTGA